TTGAGCTCCTTCAAAGCCCATCTAGCACAGTGCTCCAATTCAAGAAGAAGATGGCACGACTTACCAAAAACCAACCGATAGGGAGTGATGCCTATCGAAGTTTTGTAAGCGGTTCTCAATTCCCAAAGTACATCGTTAAGTTTAGCACTCCAATCCCTTCGTTATTTGTTCACCACATGCTCAAGAATGGCCTTAATTTTGCAGTTCGACACTTCCACTTGCCCATTTGTTTGGGGGTGGCAGGCAAGAGCGACCTTGTGTCGAACACCATACTTCTTAAGCAAGGCATAGATGGTGcggttgatgaaatgtgagccacCATCACTTATTATGGCCCTCGGTACTCCAAAGCGTGGAAAAGATATAATCCTTGAAAAGTTTGGTAACGACTCTTGAGTCATTGGTTGGTGCGGCAATAACTTCATTCGATTTGGACAGATAATCCACCGCAACCAATATGTATTGATTGCCAAAGGAAGATGGATGTGGACCCATAAAa
This region of Silene latifolia isolate original U9 population unplaced genomic scaffold, ASM4854445v1 scaffold_596, whole genome shotgun sequence genomic DNA includes:
- the LOC141639909 gene encoding uncharacterized protein LOC141639909, with amino-acid sequence MTQESLPNFSRIISFPRFGVPRAIISDGGSHFINRTIYALLKKYGVRHKVALACHPQTNGQVEVSNCKIKAILEHVSCHLLLELEHCARWALKELNYDLDIAGNKRFLQLNELDELRMDAYGNVKLYKERTK